In the genome of Cyclopterus lumpus isolate fCycLum1 chromosome 19, fCycLum1.pri, whole genome shotgun sequence, one region contains:
- the g6pca.2 gene encoding glucose-6-phosphatase produces the protein MDALMDAMQGFGVSTTRYLQTNYQDARGLFLWVSWAADLRNTFFIFFPLWFHLRSSVGIKLIWVAVIGDWLNLVFKWILFGERPYWWVHETDHYANADRPHIEQYPMTCETGPGSPSGHAMGAAGVYYTLVTSILAIVTTGKKKHGGQKSPDRDWYLKVVLWTLFWGVQVCVCLSRVFIAAHFPHQVVAGVISGMIVAEAFNRTQWIYSASMRKYFDTTLFLTSFAVGFYLALKAVGVDLLWTLDKAQRWCVRPEWVHLDSTPFASLLRNMGTLFGLGLGLHSPLYAETKRSGGGGTAVKVGCVVCSLVLLHLFDSFKPPTHSAALFYLLSFCKSATVPLVAVSIVPYCVNGALRLQSQKGA, from the exons ATGGACGCCCTCATGGACGCCATGCAGGGCTTCGGGGTGAGCACCACCCGCTACCTGCAGACCAACTACCAGGACGCCCGGGGCCTGTTCCTCTGGGTGTCCTGGGCGGCGGACCTCAGGAAcaccttcttcatcttcttcccgctGTGGTTTCACCTGCGCTCCTCCGTGGGCATCAAGCTCATCTGGGTGGCCGTGATCGGAGACTGGCTCAACCTGGTCTTCAAGTG GATCCTGTTCGGGGAGAGGCCTTACTGGTGGGTCCACGAGACGGACCACTACGCCAACGCAGACCGGCCTCACATCGAGCAGTACCCGATGACCTGCGAGACCGGCCCag GCAGCCCCTCCGGCCACGCCATGGGAGCCGCCGGTGTCTACTACACTCTGGTGACCTCCATCCTCGCCATCGTGACCACCGGCAAGAAGAAACATGGAGGCCAGAAGTCCCCCGACCGGGACTG GTACCTGAAGGTGGTTTTGTGGACCCTGTTCTGGGGGGTCCAGGTGTGCGTCTGtctctccagggtcttcatcgCCGCCCACTTCCCCCACCAGGTCGTCGCCGGCGTCATCTCAG GTATGATCGTGGCCGAAGCCTTCAACAGGACTCAGTGGATCTACAGCGCCAGCATGAGGAAGTACTTCGACACGACCCTCTTCCTGACCTCCTTCGCCGTGGGCTTCTACCTCGCCCTCAAGGCGGTGGGCGTGGACCTGCTGTGGACCCTGGACAAAGCCCAGAGGTGGTGCGTGAGGCCCGAGTGGGTCCACCTGGACTCCACGCCGTTCGCCAGCCTCTTGCGCAACATGGGCACCCTGTTCGGCCTGGGCCTGGGCCTGCACTCGCCCCTCTACGCCGAGACCAAgaggagcggcggcggcggcacgGCGGTCAAAGTCGGGTGCGTGGTCTGCTCCCTGGTGCTGCTGCACCTGTTCGACTCCTTCAAGCCGCCCACGCACAGCGCGGCGCTCTTCTACCTGCTGTCCTTCTGCAAGAGCGCCACCGTGCCGCTGGTCGCCGTCAGCATCGTGCCGTACTGCGTGAACGGCGCCCTGAGGCTGCAGAGCCAGAAGGGCGCGTGA
- the LOC117748942 gene encoding zinc finger protein 2 homolog — MSKLRAVKALVAERLAAAAEEISSAAEKKLRLTSDMTPEQQRASVHERLSAVADEIFRILEKMLGEDGAEVSGSHEEIRGERQPEADVHGTGGPPLSPEDASSEQIPRTSAPPRGKDASTEADREPVHVEPPRFHRTQRAQSAMETETLAPSDREVLSKDSSEDDDDETSEKRLESNKSRTFESRGHGDDCCEMCGRSFLQSAAGKKLPKRESKVSATTEIQTTGRSRCRVCGKFFRYRRSFLKHVLAHGRTSDLCGACGKHLDPDESLKVHLQTHGEEDGDQTGDGRSEEEEEGEDSDAESPAGGDSDEEWRDGEGSDGGSETKEGACSRKAKTKRPNKPKGAKNKDHAESTPLKYRCKVCGKYFCYRASFLKHVQEDEAAADLCGVCGERFESSDGLRLHLQAYVRTNDCEACGKHFDGRKQLEAHARTHTGEKPYVCGVCGKAFAQNGNLAGHMRAHTGERPYACSVCGQSFGFKEYMTAHMRIHTGEKPFLCSVCGKGFRQRGTLKTHTMIHTGESTHRCAVCDKRFYKSGALKIHMRSHTGEKPYLCNVCGKSFTASGSLTKHMGAHEGERAHAGKEDSRRRSRV, encoded by the exons ATGTCCAAACTGCGGGCGGTGAAGGCGCTGGTGGCCGAGAGACTGGCGGCCGCCGCGGAGGAGATCTCCAGCGCGGCGGAGAAGAAGCTGCGGCTCACGTCGG ATATGACCCCTGAGCAGCAGAGGGCGTCCGTGCACGAGCGGCTGTCGGCGGTCGCCGACGAGATCTTCAGGATTCTGGAGAAAATGTTGGGCGAGGACGGGGCAGAAGTCTCCGGTTCCCACGAGGAGATCCGAGGTGAACGGCAGCCGGAGGCCGATGTACACGGAACAG GCGGACCGCCGCTCTCTCCGGAGGACGCTTCCTCTGAGCAGATCCCCAGAACATCGGCTCCACCTCGGGGTAAAGACGCGTCTACGGAGGCCGACCGTGAGCCGGTCCACGTCGAACCGCCACGCTTTCACCGGACACAAAGAGCACAATCGgcgatggagacggagacgctGGCGCCTAGCGACCGCGAGGTTCTCTCGAAGGATTCGAgcgaagacgacgacgacgagacgaGCGAGAAACGCCTCGAATCGAACAAAAGCAGAACCTTCGAGAGTCGCGGTCACGGCGACGATTGTTGCGAAATGTGTGGAAGGTCTTTCCTCCAAAGCGCCGCTGGGAAGAAACTCCCAAAACGGGAAAGTAAAGTTTCCGCGACGACCGAGATCCAAACCACGGGGCGGAGCCGCTGTCGAGTGTGCGGGAAGTTCTTCCGCTACAGACGCTCGTTCCTGAAACACGTTCTGGCGCACGGACGGACCTCGGATCTGTGCGGCGCCTGCGGGAAACACCTGGACCCCGACGAGAGCCTGAAGGTGCACCTGCAGACCCACGGCGAAGAAGACGGGGATCAGACGGGGGACGGGcggtcagaggaggaggaggagggcgaggactCTGACGCAGAGAGTCCAGCGGGCGGGGACAGCGACGAGGAGTGGAGGGACGGCGAAGGAAGCGACGGAGGCAGCGAGACCAAAGAGGGGGCGTGTTCACGAAAAGCGAAAACTAAAAGACCAAACAAACCCAAAGGGGCTAAAAATAAGGATCACGCGGAGTCGACGCCTCTGAAATACCGCTGCAAAGTCTGCGGCAAGTACTTCTGCTACAGGGCCTCGTTCCTGAAGCACGTGCAGGAGGACGAGGCCGCCGCGGACCTCTGCGGCGTGTGCGGCGAGCGCTTCGAGTCCTCGGACGGCCTGCGTCTCCACCTGCAGGCGTACGTGCGGACCAACGACTGCGAGGCGTGCGGCAAACACTTCGACGGCCGCAAGCAGCTGGaggcgcacgcgcgcacgcacacgggCGAGAAGCCGTACGTCTGCGGCGTCTGCGGCAAGGCGTTCGCCCAGAACGGGAACCTGGCGGGCCACATGAGGGCGCACACGGGCGAGAGGCCGTACGCGTGCAGCGTGTGCGGCCAGAGCTTCGGCTTCAAGGAGTACATGACGGCGCACATGCGCATCCACACGGGCGAGAAGCCGTTCCTCTGCAGCGTCTGCGGGAAGGGCTTCAGGCAGCGCGGCACGCTGAAGACGCACACGATGATCCACACGGGCGAGTCCACGCACCGGTGCGCCGTGTGCGACAAGCGGTTCTACAAGAGCGGGGCGCTGAAGATCCACATGAGGTCCCACACGGGGGAGAAACCCTACCTGTGCAACGTGTGCGGGAAGAGCTTCACGGCCAGCGGCTCGCTCACCAAGCACATGGGCGCCCACGAGGGCGAGCGGGCGCACGCCGGGAAGGAGGACTCAAGGAGGAGGTCACGAGTTTAG
- the psme3 gene encoding proteasome activator complex subunit 3, with protein sequence MSSLLKVDNEIKIKVDAFRERITSEAEELVSSFFPKKLLELDHFLKDPIINIADLKEIHSEINLTLPDPILLSSLHDGLEAQNAKKKRLEDGVGEDKVTGTKVFVMPGGMMKSNGSLVELIEKVKPEIRTLIEKCNTVKMWVQLLIPRIEDGNNFGVSIQEETVAELRTVEGEAASYLDQISRYYITRAKLVSKIAKYPHVEDYRRTVTEIDEKEYISLKIIVSELRNQYVTLHDMILKNIEKIKKPRSSNTDALY encoded by the exons ATGTCTTCACTTCTCAAGGTGGACAATGAAATTAAAATCAag GTCGATGCTTTCAGGGAACGTATCACTTCAGAA GCAGAAGAATTAGTTTCAAGTTTTTTCCCAAAGAAGTTGCTGGAGCTTGATCACTTCTTAAAG GATCCAATCATAAACATCGCTGACCTGAAGGAGATCCACTCGGAGATAAACCTGACGCTGCCAGACCCCATCTTGCTCTCGAGCCTGCATGACGGACTAGAAGCG CAAAAtgccaaaaagaaaaggctCGAGGATGGAGTCGGGGAGGACAAGG TGACGGGCACCAAGGTCTTTGTCATGCCCGGTGGGATGATGAAGAGCAACGGAAGCCTTGTTGAACTCATTGAGAAGGTCAAACCAGAGATCCGGACACTCATAGAGAAATGTAACACG GTCAAAATGTGGGTCCAGCTGCTGATCCCCAGGATAGAAGACGGCAACAACTTCGGAGTGTCAATCCAGGAGGAGACGGTCGCTGAACTGAGAACAGTTGAAGGGGAGGCGGCGTCTTACCTCGACCAGATATCGAG ATACTACATCACGAGAGCAAAGCTGGTTTCTAAAATAGCTAAATATCCACATGTG gAGGACTATCGGCGCACGGTAACCGAGATTGATGAGAAGGAATACATCAGTCTGAAGATAATAGTTTCTGAGCTCAGAAATCAATAC GTGACGTTACACGACATGATCCTGAAGAACATTGAGAAGATCAAGAAGCCTCGAAGCAGTAACACAGACGCGTTGTATTGA
- the g6pca.1 gene encoding glucose-6-phosphatase a, catalytic subunit, tandem duplicate 1, translating into MDLLHSWGVELAVHLQTAYGRYEGLFGLASAVADLHTTFFFFFPIWFHLRRDTALRLIWVSVLGDWLNLVLKWVLFGERPYWWVHETRFYGAGPAPSLKQFPITCETGPGSPSGHAMGAAGVWYVMVTALLAIATEKRCPPLLYRFLQLGLWGLMGLVELVVCTSRVYMAAHFPHQVVAGAVTGVLVAEVVSKEKWIYAACMRKYLYTTLFLTSFAVGFYLALKAVGVDLLWTLDKAQRWCVRPEWVHLDSTPFASLLRNMGTLLGLGLGLHSPLCSEKAEKKRSGAGFKVGCIVVSLFLLQLLDGWTFSHEDLRTFYFLSFGKSAVALLVPTALVPRALGWICKGKRDDKNS; encoded by the exons ATGGATCTCCTCCACAGCTGGGGGGTCGAGCTGGCGGTCCACCTGCAGACCGCGTACGGCCGGTACGAGGGCCTGTTCGGCCTGGCGTCCGCGGTGGCCGACCTGCACACcacgttcttcttcttcttcccgatCTGGTTCCACCTGCGCAGGGACACGGCGCTCCGGCTCATCTGGGTGTCCGTCCTCGGCGACTGGCTCAACCTGGTCCTGAAAtg GGTTCTGTTCGGGGAGCGGCCGTACTGGTGGGTTCACGAGACCCGGTTTTACGGAGCGGGGCCGGCCCCGTCCCTGAAGCAGTTCCCCATCACGTGTGAGACCGGACCAG GAAGCCCTTCGGGTCATGCTATGGGGGCAGCTGGGGTCTGGTATGTGATGGTGACGGCGCTCCTCGCCATAGCAACAGAGAAGCGATGCCCTCCGTTACTCTACAG GTTCTTGCAGCTCGGCCTGTGGGGGCTCATGGGCCTGGTGGAGCTGGTGGTCTGCACGTCCAGGGTCTACATGGCCGCCCACTTCCCACACCAGGTCGTTGCCGGAGCCGTCACAG GTGTCCTTGTCGCTGAGGTGGTCTCAAAGGAGAAGTGGATCTACGCCGCCTGCATGAGGAAGTACCTCTACACGACCCTCTTCCTGACCTCCTTCGCCGTGGGCTTCTACCTCGCCCTCAAGGCGGTGGGCGTGGACCTGCTGTGGACCCTGGACAAAGCCCAGAGGTGGTGCGTGAGGCCCGAGTGGGTCCACCTGGACTCCACGCCGTTCGCCAGCCTCTTGCGCAACATGGGCACCCTGCTGGGCCTGGGCCTGGGCCTGCACTCGCCCCTCTGCTCCGAGAAGGccgagaagaagaggagcggCGCCGGCTTCAAGGTGGGGTGTATCGTCGTCTCcttgtttctgctgcagctgttggACGGATGGACGTTTTCCCACGAAGACCTCCGGACTTTCTATTTCCTGTCTTTCGGTAAAAGCGCGGTCGCCCTTCTGGTCCCGACCGCGCTGGTTCCCCGGGCGCTCGGCTGGATTTGCAAAGGAAAGAGAGACGACAAGAACTCGTGA